The DNA sequence TAATGGCCTGCATCGCAGCCCCTTCTCCACCGGGGCCGGTACCAATCACTGCCACGTCATAATGTGCCTTAGGCATCCCTGAATTATCCTTGACTGTTGATGACTGTTCGCTGAAACGAGCATCCGGGTTTCAGCAGAAGTCGAAATGAAACGAATACTTACGGTCTCTCAGTTGTTAACTTACCACCAATCCGGTTCGGCAAACAAGTCTCGCACACTCATCGCGAAGTTCGGTAAAGAGTCTCCCCCCGTGATTTTGCCATTGATGTCAATCACTTCGCTGCCGCTCGCAGTTCGATATTCCAGCACTTCCTTTTCCGGGGGATCGATGACCCAGATCAGCGGCACCCCCCAGTTGACATAGTCATCAACATGCGCTTTCATCCCCGAGCGGCGCGGGTTGGTCGAGGCAATTTCTATGATGGCATCCGGTCGACGCTCCGTCATCGCCTTGTCTGTCTCATCAAATTGACCACCACTGTTATAGATGCTCACCGCAGGAAACCGCACCGTATCAGGATCGCGTTTGACGACCAGTCCCAGTTCGAAAGTCGCGGACCCTTCCCGCCGCTCATGCAGGTAGCGGGAGAGTACCTTCGAGATATTGAGCACAATCGTACCGTGCTCGATATCAGGAGCATCCAGATTAATGATCTGCCCCTGGTCCAGTTCGGTCCAGCGTCCGGAATCGGGGAGCTCGATTCGGGCATCCATAAATTGCTCAGCGGTATAAATCGCCGTATCGGACATTCAATATTTCCTGTCGGGCCGCATGGTTTTAGCGTCGAAAATGACTTGGAAAGTCAGTTTTTTCTACTCACCTTTCAATTTTCACCGCTACATCATAGCATACACGGGCACTCGACGTCAGTCACGATTCACAGTTTCGCCAACCCCTCATGAGTTTGATCGAGAGATATGAAAATCCGTCCCTATCAGCCCACCGATCTGGACATACTGAAAGCAATCACCGTCGAAGCCTTTCAGGGAGTCTCCATTGATCAGGGAATCGAACAGAAATACGGTTTGATTCAGGGACACGACTGGAAATGGCGCAAAGCCGGACACGTGGCAGCGGACGCCGATCGGGAACCCACAGGAATTTTTGTCGCCGAACTGGATGACAAAATCGTTGGCTACATTTCCACCTGGCATGATCCGGAAGCAGGCATCGGCTACATTCCCAACATGGCGTTTGTCCCGGAGTGCCGCGGACAGGGCATGGGACGCAAGCTCCTCGAATACGCCCTGGCACACTTTCGAGAGCTGGGTCTCTCCCTCGCAAAAATTGAAACACTGGAACAGAACGCCGTAGGCAATCATCTCTATACTTCACTCGGTTTTCAGGAGGTCGCCAGGCAGATTCACTTTGTGGCTCCGCTTAATTCCTCCGATTCCCAGTCATCAGCCTGATTCAGCAAAGGACGCGATTCAAGATGAAAATTACAGTCATTGGTTCACAGGGACAGCTGGGACAGGACCTCACTGCCCGTCTGGCGGGAGAAGGTCACGAGGTCTCCGGTTTGACTCATCAGCAGATTTCGATTGAAAATGCATCCAGTATCGCTGATGCCCTTACGCAGACGGCGCCCGAACTGGTGATCAACACCGCCGCCTATAACAAAGTGGATCTCGCGGAATCGGAACCGGAAGTCGCTTATGCAGTGAATGCACTCGGTCCCCGGAACCTGGCCCTCTACTGTCAGCAGCACCAGATCGCCCTGATGCAGATCAGTTCCGATTATGTCTTCGGGCTGGATCTGTCACGGGAGCAGGGTTACCGGGAACAGGATGCCCCCGGCCCCGTCAGTGCCTATGGTCTGAGTAAACTGGCAGGAGAGTATTTTGTCCGTGCACTCTGTCCTCAGCATTATGTCATTCGTACCTGTGGTCTGTATGGAAAAGCTGGCAAAACTGGAAATGGCAACTTTGTCGAAACCATGCTCAGGCTGGGACAGGAACGCGATTCCCTTTCGATCATTAACGATCAGTACTGCACACCCACCAGCACGCGCGATCTGTCCGAAGCACTCGCCAGACTGATCGCGACTGAGCAGTACGGCTTATACCACGTGACCAACCGCGGACAGACGACCTGGTATGAACTGGCACGGACCCTGTTCGAGATCGCCGGGATCGAAGTCGAAACGCAGCCCATCACCACCGAACAATATAACGCCGCAGCCGACCGCCCCCGATTTAGTGTCCTCGACTGCTCCCACCTCGAGCAGGTGACCCGGTTCGAGATTCCGGACTGGCAGACTGCGCTGGAGAATTACATTCGGTCTTAAACAGCAGGATGTGTAATTGTGATCAGTTTCAGAGTTGGCTTCCCTGCGCGAACCCGGGCTGTCCTGTGAGTGTCCAAACCGGTTCTCGCGATTATGGCTGGGATACCAGTTTCTCAGTTCAAGATCCCCTGCTTTCGCATCTCCAGGGGGCCGAAACTATTGCAGCTGAGAATTTGGTTTGATACACTCCCTCTTCCCGCGATGTTAATTTACGGAAGTCTCTGCATATTCAGAGCTTCAAACGTTGACATTCCACGGGAAAAACAGCATAAAGAGTGCTGAATCGGCTCTGTTTTCAGCAGCCGGTACAGTCAGGAGAGATGGCAGAGTGGCCGAATGCGCCGGTTTGCTAAACCGGTGAGCCGTGCAAACGGTTCCACGGGTTCGAATCCCGTTCTCTCCGTATTCAAATCTATGGTCGTTGTAAATACTTAGAAATAAGTGATTTGCGACGACCATTTTTTATTTGGTGACGGGCGCAGAATTGCCGCGATGTGCCTTCATTTCGGGTTCAGCGCCGGCAACGCACTCTGTTTCTTCCGACCAGACTTTTTGTCCGTTCTCCGATTCGCGCGAAAGGCTGCCGCCAGTCTCGCTCCCTGCCAGCCTGCCGACTGATTCACACCATACAACGTGCTCTGAAGTTCCTGCACCGCTGCTTTGAGTTCCGGGCTGATTGAAGCATCCGCTCCCCGGCAGTTCAACCAGATCTGCCAGGCTCTTTGAGTTGCATGAGGATCATTGGCCCGGCAACCGGCCAGCAGCTTTCGCGCGGCCACGCGCTCCGGTGAATTCCAGTGTTGTCCGATCCAGCGCAGGCCGTTCCTGATTCGTCTTCGTTGCCAGTACATAACAACCAGGCAAGTGCCGAGAACTGCCAACCTGATATAAATCGATTTCGGGGAAGCCTCTGCAGGAACATCTGTGACAGGAACGGCAGTCCCTTGCACTTCAAACGTCACCGCCGGCAGCGTCTGGGAGCCGAAGGCTTTCTTCTCCGGGTCCCACCACTGGTAGCGAATCGCCGGCAAGGTCCAGGTCCCCGCTTCCTGCAACTGATAGGTCAAGGTATCCACGCGCGTTCCGATGAAAGCACCACGCTCCGTCTTGTCACTCACCGTCGGCTGCCCCAGGTAGAGCCGCACCCCCGCAGGCACCGCTTCAGGGGGAGGCGCCAGTGCCATCCCGGTTACCTGGTCCGCCTCCTGGCTAATCGTCCGCTGAAACACGGCTCCTTGCGCGGCACTCCCCGGTTGGGGATCCCAGCGTTCCTTAAGTTTGAATGAGCCGGTGGTGACCAGAAAGTCCTGGGCAGAATTGCCCGGCGGTCGCTCGATTTTCACCTGGGCTGCGGGCACCTGCGCACTCTGATCGTGCACCGGTCCGGTAAAACCATCTTTATGACTGAACCGCACTGTGGACTCCGGGATCGTCACCGTTCCACTCTGTTGCGAGAACAGAGCAAAGTCATGCGTCTGCACGAACCAGGTCTTGCCCTCTATCTCTTCGGAAGACACCACCGGGCTACCCGTTTTAATAATCACCACCCGCGGAATCTCAGGCAGGGAAAACACCGCCGCCCCGGAAAACGAACCCGGTGCCCGCAACTGCACCGTAAAGGGAACCTGCTGCCCCACCCACCAGGTTTGCTCCTTGATCTGGATTGATGCCGGTTCCACTTCCGCAGCGACCAGTGTCCGCGTCAGTGAGTTCATCAGTAACAGCATCAGAAACAAAGAGACTCTCATTCCGCTGCTCCTTCCTGCTGCAGTGCAGACTGATATGCGAACTTGGAGCGGAGAAAGTCAGCTGGGTTCGTCTGCACGCGTCGCAACCAGATCGCCTGAACGGCGTTATCCGACGCCGCCTGCTCCCCGGTAATTTGAGTATCCTGTCCCCCGCGTTCTTTATTAAGGTCGAACACCACTTCGTCGGCACCTTCCTGCTGATCGCCGAGGTCGCCCCCTTGGGTTTCCCTCAGTTTCGCCCGGGCTTTTGCCAGCGCACGATTCTCCTCCGCCGCTTTCCAGTCCGGTCGCAGCTTCAACGCCCGTTCGTATTCCGCAATCGCCTGCTCATATTTCCCCAGCAGCATCCAGGCGTTCCCCACATTAAACCGCGCCTCGGGACTCGAACCCCGAGCAAAGGCCTGCGCCGCTTTTTCGAATTCTCCTGCCCGGTACCAGGCCGCCCCCTGCCAATCAGGATCCGTAAACACTTCTGCCGCCTGACGATATTGTTTGTCTCGAAACAGACGCTGCCCCCGCTGGTCCGGCGTCAGCCACCAGCCCGTCCACGATAAGGCAACGATCAACACCAGGGAGACTCTCATTGGACCTCCCTGCCGTTGAACTGTTTCTCACGACGGAACCCGGCCGCCACAATCACCGCCAGGAAAGGCACCAGCCAGTATCCCATTTCCTCCCAACGCTGATCTTCACCTGCCACTCCCACCACTGACTTCCGCTCGGCCGCTTTCGCGATCGCGGTCACATCAGCATCGTCCGGCGTCAGTTCCACCAGGGAGGCCTGTACCGCTTCAGCCGCCCGTTGCAAAGAAGGATCATTGCGCAGTGCTAGAAACTGAATCGGAAACGCACCGTTTTTCTGTCCCGCTTTGACCAGTGATGCAGCATCGTCTGTCACGCTGTCTGCTATCACCAGCACCGTTCCGCCCGCATCGCCCCCCTTCAGGATCTCATCCGCTTTCTCCAATGCCAGATCGAGCCGATCTCCGGGCTCAGGCATGATACCCGAACTGATCTGCGCCGCCATCTCGGCCACAATCGACGTATCCCGTGTGGGAGGCAACACCAGATGCGCCGACCCCGCGTAAGCAATCAGTCCCACCGGTTGTCCCTGGCGGATTCGAACCAGGTCGTCCACTTTCAATCGGGCCCGCTCAATTGCTGATGGCAGCGGATCCGGCTGATCCATGCTCTTGTCCGCTTTGAGCAGAATCATCAACGGCGCCGCATCGGCGGCAAATGGATTCGGTTTCTGTTTCCAGGTGGGCCCCGCTATCGCGATCACCGCCAGCAACCAACCGGCGAGTAACACCAGGGCCGAATAGTCCTGACGTGTCGAATTCCGCACGGTCATCGCCTGCAGCAGTTCAGGAGCGATCTGTTCGCGCCAGCCCCGCAGTGGCGTCGTATGCCGACGCCAGAGCCACCACAGTCCACCAATCAGTGGCAGCAGCCACAACCAGCCCGGTCGAATGAAATGCAACTGGCTGAAGGCCTCCATCATGACACCACCTCCAGTTGACCGCTCGCCGGGTTCACCCGCACTTCCGCCGACGTCTGTTTCATAGAGGGCTCCCTGCGGGCACGTAAGACCACCAGCGTCTTCTCCAGTAGCGACAGGAACAGCGCCGCCATCAGAAAATAATAATACAGATCCCGCCGCGGTCGATGACTGATCGTCTTCACTTCTCGTGTTTCGATCTGGTCCAGTTCCTGGTAAATCTGCTCCAGCTGCTTCCGGTCGCCGGCAAAGAAATAAGATCCGTGGGCCACCCGGGCCACCTCTTTCAATGTCTCGGTGTCCAGCTTGTCTTCACCGGCGGTCGTCGGATCCCCTATCGCCACGGTATGAATCCGGATCTCCCGCTGGGCAGCAATCCGCGCAGCCTCGACAGGCGGAACCTGGCTTTTGGTATCGTTTCCATCCGTCAGCGCAATGATGGTTTTGGCGGGAACCTTACTCTCCTGAAACAGGTTCACCCCCAGCCCGATCGCATCACCAAAGGCAGTCTGCGGCCCCGCCATCCCCACCTGGCATTCATCGAGCAGTGTCCGCACCAGCGAAAGATCAGTCGAAAAGGGCGCCTGCAGATAGGGGGCGGAGCCAAACACCACCAGTCCCACCCGGTCCCCCTTCCTGCGAACCAGGAAATCACCGAGCACCTCTTTCACTGCTTCCAGCCGTGTGATCGCCTTACCGGCCGGGTTGACGAAATCCTTCTCGTCCATCGAACTCGACAGATCGACCAGCAGCAGCAGATCGCGGGTCGGCTCCTCTTTCACCACAGGCGGCTCGATCCATTGCGGACGTGCCAGTCCACACAGTACCAGCCCCCAGATCAGCGCCGGCACCAGCAGTTGGCGTGACTGCCTGACCGCAGTAGTCACGGGCGCCTGGTTCCGCATCACAGCCGTCAGTCGCTCCCCAAAGGGAACCCGCACCGCGACCCCACTCGATTCCCGGGCCGGGAGAAAATATCTCACCAGCCAGGGCACCGGCAGTAAAGCGAAGATCCAGGGATAAGCAAAGGCAAACATGTTTTATCTTGATTCCCTCTGCTGCAGTTCGGGAAATCGATGTTGTTGAATCCAGCTGGCGGCGTACTGTTTCAGTCCCTCTATCTCACCCGGTGAACCATCGTAAACGCCCACCGTCAATTGCCAGGAAATCTGCTCGTCCATCGCGACAGGTGCGTGCGCCGCCAGCCACCCGGGCCAGGCGGCTCCGGTCTGCGCTGCGACTTCCGCGCGAGGAACCAGCATCAGCGCCGTGCGTCTTAACAGTTCCGATACTTCTAATATCGAATGTACCTGTTCCAGTTCCCGCAGTGCCTGACGACGATAGCGATTCGCCTCCCAGTGTCGCCAACCCCGGTACGACAGATACAGCACCAGCCCTGCCAGTGCTGCTAGCACCACGTACCAGCCGGGCGCCGGTGGCCACCAGGGAATTGCATCCGGCAGCACAATGTCATGCATCCGGTCCAGGCTGGTTGCGTCGTTTTTCATGAGGGTCGCGCCCTGTGTCCCAGCAGAGAAAGCACCTGTTGGCCTGCCGGCAGTGACGTAGAAACAGGCATCACGGGCACCTTCAGATTACGAAATATTTTCTGCCATTCATCCACACGGTCCTGGAAGGCCTGTCGAAACTGGTCTGTAAAGGCAGCGTGACTGGGAATTTCCCACAGCTCCCCCCGATCGGCTGCCAGCATGCCCGGTGCCCCGGACAGCGTCGCCCCCAGCGGATCATAAACGGCGGCCACCAGCATATCATTGCGGGTGGAAATCAAAGTCGAAAGCCGACGCGTTTCCGCATCCGCACCATCCAGGTCACTGATCAGGACCACGAGGTAGTCATGTGTCGCCAGATGCAGGGCCTTCTCCAGCGCGTCGTTTAACGTGACGCTTCCTTCCGCACGCTGGTCGGAAGCCAGCCGCTGGTTCATGTTGACGATCTCATGAAACAGCCGCAGCACACGTGTCCGGCTGCGGTGCGGTCGGATCTCCACGACTTCGCTTTCGTTGAATACCAGCCCCCCGACGCGGTCTCCCACTTCGAGAGAACGCCAGGCCCCTAGGGCCGCCAGTTCTGCCGCCACGACCGATTTCATCGCCCGCCGCGATCCGAAAAACATGGGTAGCCGCTGATCCACTACAAACAGCACCGGCCGTTCCCGCTCTTCACTGAAGACCCGCACGTGTGGCGAACGAAGTCGAGCCGTCGCCCTCCAGTCGATCGAACGGACGTCGTCTCCTTCGTGATAGTGCCGCAGCTCCTCGAACGTCAGCCCCCGCCCCCGCAGACGCGAAGCATGTCGCCCCGCCAGCAACGAAGTGACCGGCTGCCGTGGCAGCAGCGAAAAGCCGCGCGCTTCGGCCTTCATTAGAATCAGTTTTTCGAGCGTAATCGAAACAGCAGCACTCATCGGCTGACCTCAGACGGCAACGACCGTTTTCAGAAGTTCTTCAATCACATCAGTCCGGGAGACTCCCTCCGCCTCGGCTTCGTAGCTCAGATGTACCCGATGTGCCAGGCATGCCGGTGCAACCGCACGGATGTTGTCCGGCGAGACAAAGTCCTGGTTGTTCAGCCAGGCATGTGCCCGTGCAGCCGCATCCAGGGCAATCGTTCCCCGCGGACTGGCCCCCAGGCGAATCCAGCTGGCCAGTTTCCCCTCCCGTCGCTCCGGGTTGCGCGTGGCCAGTACCAGATCGACGATATACTGTTCTGCCGCTTCCGCCACGTGGATCTCAAAAATCTGCTTCCGCGCCTCGAAGATCACGTCCTGCGAAATGGGAACCGGTAACTTTTTTACTGCCGCCGCTTTTTCCTGACGTACCAGCCGCATGATGGCCAGCTCATTCTCACCGATGGGATAATCCACATTCACATAGAGCAGAAACCGGTCCATCTGTGCCTCGGGCAGCGGGTAAGTCCCTTCCTGTTCGATTGGGTTTTGGGTCGCCAGCACCAGAAACAGATTCGGTAGTCGATGTGTCTTGCCCGCCACCGTGACCTGGCGTTCCTCCATCGCTTCCAAGAGTGAGGACTGCACTTTCGCCGGGGCACGATTGATCTCATCCGCCAGGACCAGGTTTCCGAACACCGGGCCCTGCTGAAACTCGAACGTCGCGTTCTGTTCGCGGTAGATTTCCGAGCCCGTCACATCCGAAGGCAGCAGGTCCGGGGTAAACTGCACACGACTGAAATGGCTTTCGATGAGACTCGACAGCGTTTTGATTGATCGCGTTTTCGCTGTGCCGGGTAAGCCTTCCAACAACACATGGCCGTCCGCCAGAAGAGCAATCAGCAGCCTTTCCACGACAGGTTCCTGCCCCAGAATAGCGGCATTCATCGCTGTTGAAATTTGCAGAATCGATTCACGCGGATTCATGCACGTTCCTTCAATCAGAGTCTGGCAGCATCCTGGATGCTACTCGCTGGCGAAGAAAACAAAGCGGAGCGATCCAATCGGCCGCTCCGCTTTGATTATAAACTCCACAGTAAGAAACGCGAGCTTTATTGGGCCCCGCCAGTCCCTTCCTGCAGCTTTCTCGTCACTTCATCCAGGTTGAATGTGGAAGGCTTTTGACGCGGTGGAAAATCCTTGAACGTTTCCAGGAAATTGGCCGCGTATTGCTGAGCCGGAACGAGCAGGAAAGCATGGTCCATCAACCAGTCATAGTACGTATTCGATGTGATATCGGCCTGTTCATAAGGATCAGCCCGTAGATCGAAAATCTTGGGAACGCGCAGTGGCGTGAAAGGCTCAGACCAGACTTTAAGCGTCCCCCGGGCACGCTGTTCCAGGAAGACCATTTTCCAGTTCTCGAATCGCAGGCCTACCAGCTGGCTGTCATCATTGAAGTAGAAAAACGAATTTCTTGGCGACTCTTTTTCTTTACCCGTCAGGTAGGGCAGGATATTGTACCCGTCCAGATGAACCTTGTAGGTCTTATTCCCTGCACGATGACCTTTCAGTAGTTCCTCTTTGATATTGCTCTCACCGGCAGCCGCCATCAGAGTCGGCAGCCAGTCCATCCCACTGACAATCTCATTGGAGACAGAGCCAGCTTTGATTTTGCCGGGCCAGCGCATCACGCAAGGCACCCGGAAAGCACCTTCCCAGTTCGAGTTCTTCTCATTGCGGAAGGGGCTCAGTCCCGCATCGGGCCAGGAGTTTTTATGCGGCCCGTTGTCGGTTGTGTAGATCACGATCGTATTGTCTGTAATCCCCAGTTCGTCCAGCTTCTTGAGCAGATTTCCTACCTGGTTGTCGTGCTCAATCATTCCGTCTGCATATTCCGTCCGTGAGGTCAGACCCGGCTGATCACGATTTTCTGCCTTAACGTGAGTCCGGTAATGCATCCGGGTTGAATTCCACCAGCAGAAGAAAGGCTTTTCTGCTTTGACCTGGC is a window from the Gimesia benthica genome containing:
- a CDS encoding arylsulfatase translates to MKSLCRWGSMALLICATLVTQTFAQQNSSTRKKPNILVIFGDDIGQTNVSAYTMGLVGYRTPNIDRIAREGVIFTDYYAEQSCTAGRSTFITGQCSYRTGLSKVGLPGADLGLRPEDPTLAELLKPLGYATGQFGKNHLGDKDEFLPTNHGFDEFLGNLYHLNAEEEPENRNYPRDPEFRKKFGPRGVIKSSADGKIEDTGPLTKKRMETVDEETSTAAIDFIERQVKAEKPFFCWWNSTRMHYRTHVKAENRDQPGLTSRTEYADGMIEHDNQVGNLLKKLDELGITDNTIVIYTTDNGPHKNSWPDAGLSPFRNEKNSNWEGAFRVPCVMRWPGKIKAGSVSNEIVSGMDWLPTLMAAAGESNIKEELLKGHRAGNKTYKVHLDGYNILPYLTGKEKESPRNSFFYFNDDSQLVGLRFENWKMVFLEQRARGTLKVWSEPFTPLRVPKIFDLRADPYEQADITSNTYYDWLMDHAFLLVPAQQYAANFLETFKDFPPRQKPSTFNLDEVTRKLQEGTGGAQ
- a CDS encoding VWA domain-containing protein, with the protein product MMEAFSQLHFIRPGWLWLLPLIGGLWWLWRRHTTPLRGWREQIAPELLQAMTVRNSTRQDYSALVLLAGWLLAVIAIAGPTWKQKPNPFAADAAPLMILLKADKSMDQPDPLPSAIERARLKVDDLVRIRQGQPVGLIAYAGSAHLVLPPTRDTSIVAEMAAQISSGIMPEPGDRLDLALEKADEILKGGDAGGTVLVIADSVTDDAASLVKAGQKNGAFPIQFLALRNDPSLQRAAEAVQASLVELTPDDADVTAIAKAAERKSVVGVAGEDQRWEEMGYWLVPFLAVIVAAGFRREKQFNGREVQ
- a CDS encoding BatD family protein; the protein is MRVSLFLMLLLMNSLTRTLVAAEVEPASIQIKEQTWWVGQQVPFTVQLRAPGSFSGAAVFSLPEIPRVVIIKTGSPVVSSEEIEGKTWFVQTHDFALFSQQSGTVTIPESTVRFSHKDGFTGPVHDQSAQVPAAQVKIERPPGNSAQDFLVTTGSFKLKERWDPQPGSAAQGAVFQRTISQEADQVTGMALAPPPEAVPAGVRLYLGQPTVSDKTERGAFIGTRVDTLTYQLQEAGTWTLPAIRYQWWDPEKKAFGSQTLPAVTFEVQGTAVPVTDVPAEASPKSIYIRLAVLGTCLVVMYWQRRRIRNGLRWIGQHWNSPERVAARKLLAGCRANDPHATQRAWQIWLNCRGADASISPELKAAVQELQSTLYGVNQSAGWQGARLAAAFRANRRTDKKSGRKKQSALPALNPK
- a CDS encoding AAA family ATPase, with translation MNPRESILQISTAMNAAILGQEPVVERLLIALLADGHVLLEGLPGTAKTRSIKTLSSLIESHFSRVQFTPDLLPSDVTGSEIYREQNATFEFQQGPVFGNLVLADEINRAPAKVQSSLLEAMEERQVTVAGKTHRLPNLFLVLATQNPIEQEGTYPLPEAQMDRFLLYVNVDYPIGENELAIMRLVRQEKAAAVKKLPVPISQDVIFEARKQIFEIHVAEAAEQYIVDLVLATRNPERREGKLASWIRLGASPRGTIALDAAARAHAWLNNQDFVSPDNIRAVAPACLAHRVHLSYEAEAEGVSRTDVIEELLKTVVAV
- a CDS encoding VWA domain-containing protein — encoded protein: MFAFAYPWIFALLPVPWLVRYFLPARESSGVAVRVPFGERLTAVMRNQAPVTTAVRQSRQLLVPALIWGLVLCGLARPQWIEPPVVKEEPTRDLLLLVDLSSSMDEKDFVNPAGKAITRLEAVKEVLGDFLVRRKGDRVGLVVFGSAPYLQAPFSTDLSLVRTLLDECQVGMAGPQTAFGDAIGLGVNLFQESKVPAKTIIALTDGNDTKSQVPPVEAARIAAQREIRIHTVAIGDPTTAGEDKLDTETLKEVARVAHGSYFFAGDRKQLEQIYQELDQIETREVKTISHRPRRDLYYYFLMAALFLSLLEKTLVVLRARREPSMKQTSAEVRVNPASGQLEVVS
- a CDS encoding DUF58 domain-containing protein, which translates into the protein MSAAVSITLEKLILMKAEARGFSLLPRQPVTSLLAGRHASRLRGRGLTFEELRHYHEGDDVRSIDWRATARLRSPHVRVFSEERERPVLFVVDQRLPMFFGSRRAMKSVVAAELAALGAWRSLEVGDRVGGLVFNESEVVEIRPHRSRTRVLRLFHEIVNMNQRLASDQRAEGSVTLNDALEKALHLATHDYLVVLISDLDGADAETRRLSTLISTRNDMLVAAVYDPLGATLSGAPGMLAADRGELWEIPSHAAFTDQFRQAFQDRVDEWQKIFRNLKVPVMPVSTSLPAGQQVLSLLGHRARPS
- a CDS encoding DUF4381 domain-containing protein, which encodes MKNDATSLDRMHDIVLPDAIPWWPPAPGWYVVLAALAGLVLYLSYRGWRHWEANRYRRQALRELEQVHSILEVSELLRRTALMLVPRAEVAAQTGAAWPGWLAAHAPVAMDEQISWQLTVGVYDGSPGEIEGLKQYAASWIQQHRFPELQQRESR
- a CDS encoding Uma2 family endonuclease; the encoded protein is MSDTAIYTAEQFMDARIELPDSGRWTELDQGQIINLDAPDIEHGTIVLNISKVLSRYLHERREGSATFELGLVVKRDPDTVRFPAVSIYNSGGQFDETDKAMTERRPDAIIEIASTNPRRSGMKAHVDDYVNWGVPLIWVIDPPEKEVLEYRTASGSEVIDINGKITGGDSLPNFAMSVRDLFAEPDWW
- a CDS encoding tetratricopeptide repeat protein — translated: MRVSLVLIVALSWTGWWLTPDQRGQRLFRDKQYRQAAEVFTDPDWQGAAWYRAGEFEKAAQAFARGSSPEARFNVGNAWMLLGKYEQAIAEYERALKLRPDWKAAEENRALAKARAKLRETQGGDLGDQQEGADEVVFDLNKERGGQDTQITGEQAASDNAVQAIWLRRVQTNPADFLRSKFAYQSALQQEGAAE
- a CDS encoding GNAT family N-acetyltransferase → MKIRPYQPTDLDILKAITVEAFQGVSIDQGIEQKYGLIQGHDWKWRKAGHVAADADREPTGIFVAELDDKIVGYISTWHDPEAGIGYIPNMAFVPECRGQGMGRKLLEYALAHFRELGLSLAKIETLEQNAVGNHLYTSLGFQEVARQIHFVAPLNSSDSQSSA
- the rfbD gene encoding dTDP-4-dehydrorhamnose reductase, which gives rise to MKITVIGSQGQLGQDLTARLAGEGHEVSGLTHQQISIENASSIADALTQTAPELVINTAAYNKVDLAESEPEVAYAVNALGPRNLALYCQQHQIALMQISSDYVFGLDLSREQGYREQDAPGPVSAYGLSKLAGEYFVRALCPQHYVIRTCGLYGKAGKTGNGNFVETMLRLGQERDSLSIINDQYCTPTSTRDLSEALARLIATEQYGLYHVTNRGQTTWYELARTLFEIAGIEVETQPITTEQYNAAADRPRFSVLDCSHLEQVTRFEIPDWQTALENYIRS